A genomic window from Sorex araneus isolate mSorAra2 chromosome 2, mSorAra2.pri, whole genome shotgun sequence includes:
- the SMCO1 gene encoding single-pass membrane and coiled-coil domain-containing protein 1, whose amino-acid sequence MAEVDGEKVIIFLLTASHKPPVKLANMDPPLVDHKLQALEAQFKELDLIKDNLTQKFEHHSKMLASQAAQDELWMAVLALRFTSMELNILYSYVIEALTCLHTHVLEKLPDLERALPTFASILRHKAKNARVQVAWESVLEECGLQEGDVTALCTFFLAHGNKSDHYAAKVRQLYIRDVTFMITNMVKNQALQQGLLRAVQVIEKGKAGRVPGEQTSPLSELIPAAKN is encoded by the exons ATGGCAGAGGTGGACGGGGAGAAAGTGATCATCTTTCTCCTCACCGCTTCACACAAGCCACCCGTGAAGCTTGCCAACATGGACCCGCCCCT AGTAGATCACAAACTCCAAGCTTTAGAAGCACAGTTCAAAGAACTAGACCTTATCAAGGATAATCTGACGCAGAAATTTGAACATCATAGCAAGATGTTAGCAAGCCAAGCCGCTCAAGATGAGCTGTGGATGGCCGTTCTGGCACTCAG GTTCACTTCAATGGAACTGAATATTTTATACAGCTATGTCATTGAGGCTCTTACCTGcttacacacacatgtgctcgaGAAGCTGCCAGACCTGGAGAGAGCGCTCCCCACCTTCGCCTCGATCCTCAGACACAAAGCCAAGAACGCACGCGTTCAGGTTGCGTGGGAATCTGTCCTAGAGGAGTGCGGGCTGCAAGAAGGAGACGTCACAGCTCTTTGTACGTTCTTTCTTGCGCACGGGAACAAGTCCGATCACTATGCTGCTAAAGTGAGGCAGCTCTACATCAGGGACGTCACGTTCATGATAACTAACATGGTGAAGAACCAGGCTCTGCAGCAGGGGTTGCTGAGAGCTGTCCAGGTCATCGAGAAGGGGAAGGCCGGGAGGGTGCCTGGAGAGCAGACGTCACCACTCAGTGAGTTgatcccagcagccaaaaactaa
- the WDR53 gene encoding WD repeat-containing protein 53 isoform X1: MAVRWTGGHSTPVLCLNSSREGLVASGAEGGDLHLWAEDGTQLGCTHFQGDGDVTSIVFSSSCPTTLYASHGEAISVLDVRALKGSLDHFQVNEEEINCLSLNDTESLLASADDSGAIKILNLENKKVSRSLKRHSNICSSVAFRPQRPQSLVSCGLDMQVMLWNLQKARPVWITNLQEDEADELECPQSPGQLFNPALAHSVSVASCGNIFSCGAEDGKVRIFRVVGVKCEREVGFKAHALGVSQVSFLPESYLLLTGGNDGKIMLWDVSQGAEKKQKSPAKQTHRKKTKRAIYSAQSGNTDAAAADGEPGQLFPKLSIEHGEKVNWLLGTKLKGHQHILVADQTSCISVYPLNEL; encoded by the exons ATGGCAGTCAGGTGGACCGGTGGACATTCCACTCCTGTTCTCTGCCTGAACTCGAGTCGAGAAGGACTGGTGGCCTCTGGAGCCGAGGGCGGCGACCTCCACCTCTGGGCTGAAGACGGAACGCAGCTGGGATGCACACACTTCCAGGGCGACGGTGATGTCACCAGCATCGTCTTCTCATCCTCCTGCCCTACGACATTGTATGCCTCCCACGGGGAAGCCATTAGCGTGCTGGACGTCAGGGCCCTCAAAGGTTCTCTGGACCACTTTCAGGTGAATGAAGAGGAGATCAATTGCCTTTCGCTGAATGACACTGAAAGCCTGTTGGCTTCCGCTGATGACTCCGGGGCAATCAAAATCCTCAACTTGGAAAATAAGAAAGTTAGCAGATCCCTGAAGAGACACTCCAACATCTGTTCCTCAGTCGCTTTTCGTCCCCAAAGGCCTCAGAGCCTGGTTTCCTGTGGACTGGATATGCAG GTAATGCTGTGGAATCTTCAGAAGGCCCGGCCTGTCTGGATTACAAATTTACAGGAGGACGAAGCCGATGAACTGGAGTGTCCACAGTCACCCGGGCAGCTCTTCAACCCTGCCCTCGCACACTCTGTGTCTGTGGCGTCCTGTGGCAATATCTTCAGTTGTGGGGCAGAAGACGGTAAAGTTCGCATCTTTAGGGTGGTGGGCGTCAAGTGCGAGCGGGAAGTGGGCTTTAAGGCCCACGCCCTGGGGGTCTCCCAGGTCTCCTTTCTGCCAGAATCCTACCTGCTGCTTACTGGAGGGAACGACGGAAAGATAATGCTGTGGGATGTCAGCCAGGGCGctgagaagaagcagaagagcCCTGCCAAGCAGACCCACAGGAAGAAAACGAAAAGAGCGATTTACAGTGCCCAGAGCGGGAACACTGATGCCGCAGCAGCCgacggagagcccggccagctttTCCCCAAGCTCAGTATTGAACATGGAGAGAAAGTGAACTGGCTGCTGGGAACAAAATTAAAGGGACACCAACATATATTAGTAGCTGATCAAACTAGTTGTATCTCTGTATATCCCTTAAATGAACTTTAA
- the WDR53 gene encoding WD repeat-containing protein 53 isoform X2, giving the protein MLWNLQKARPVWITNLQEDEADELECPQSPGQLFNPALAHSVSVASCGNIFSCGAEDGKVRIFRVVGVKCEREVGFKAHALGVSQVSFLPESYLLLTGGNDGKIMLWDVSQGAEKKQKSPAKQTHRKKTKRAIYSAQSGNTDAAAADGEPGQLFPKLSIEHGEKVNWLLGTKLKGHQHILVADQTSCISVYPLNEL; this is encoded by the coding sequence ATGCTGTGGAATCTTCAGAAGGCCCGGCCTGTCTGGATTACAAATTTACAGGAGGACGAAGCCGATGAACTGGAGTGTCCACAGTCACCCGGGCAGCTCTTCAACCCTGCCCTCGCACACTCTGTGTCTGTGGCGTCCTGTGGCAATATCTTCAGTTGTGGGGCAGAAGACGGTAAAGTTCGCATCTTTAGGGTGGTGGGCGTCAAGTGCGAGCGGGAAGTGGGCTTTAAGGCCCACGCCCTGGGGGTCTCCCAGGTCTCCTTTCTGCCAGAATCCTACCTGCTGCTTACTGGAGGGAACGACGGAAAGATAATGCTGTGGGATGTCAGCCAGGGCGctgagaagaagcagaagagcCCTGCCAAGCAGACCCACAGGAAGAAAACGAAAAGAGCGATTTACAGTGCCCAGAGCGGGAACACTGATGCCGCAGCAGCCgacggagagcccggccagctttTCCCCAAGCTCAGTATTGAACATGGAGAGAAAGTGAACTGGCTGCTGGGAACAAAATTAAAGGGACACCAACATATATTAGTAGCTGATCAAACTAGTTGTATCTCTGTATATCCCTTAAATGAACTTTAA